In the genome of Spodoptera frugiperda isolate SF20-4 chromosome 1, AGI-APGP_CSIRO_Sfru_2.0, whole genome shotgun sequence, the window CTGGTTTGACCGCTGATGCTCGAATTCTCATCAACAGGGCTCAAATTGAGTGCCAGTCGCACAAGTTGACGGTTGAGGACCCTGTGACTTTGGAGTACATTACTAGATATATAGCTGGACTAAAACAAAAGTACACTCAGAGCAATGGACGTCGACCTTTCGGTATTTCTTGTTTGATTGGTGGTTTTGATTATGATGGTCATCCTCATTTATTCCAAACAGAACCATCAGGTATCTATTATGAGTGGAAGGCCAATGCTACGGGCAGGTCAGCTAAAACTGTCAGAGAATTCTTAGAAAAGAATTACACTGCTGAAGAAGTTGCAACTGAAAATGGTGCTGTAAAGGTAAGTGTTGCATTctgctaaaataatattacattataaattacAGTATCTTCAGCACCATGCCACAGCTATGCACATGTACTAGCACTGTTTCCAGGTGATGTTATAATATCAAAGTATATGTACATACACATGATTATATTTAAGGACATCATTCTTTAGTAACAATCCTGAACtaaaatagaactttattatttcgtaAGCTCATACTCGTACATAAGACACACTGTACTCACAGGGTATATTCCATGGTTTGATCATAGAATGAATTAAACTAAGAAAGGTCTCCGTAATTATTGGTTATGATAGCAATGAAATATTAtcatctttaattaaatttatgcTCGAAAGAATGGTATTCTAATTAGGATGTGTAGAGAATAGTGAAATAGGAGCCTAGTGGGAATGGAGTCTAGTTAAAtactaacatattaaaataataattaaagggTACAGgtggaacatttttatttatatgtatattgacAATCTTCCAAAGTACCCATAACAATACAGATATCATATTGACATTTTGTAtgcataatttgttatttttacaattcCAGCTTGCCATTCGTGCTCTCCTAGAAGTGGTCCAGTCTGGACAAAAGAACTTGGAGATAGCAGTGATGAGACGTGGTCAACCTATGCAGATGCTGGACTCCGACACCATCAGCTCATATGTGTCTGTCATAGAAAAGGAAAAGGAGGAGGAAGCAGAGAAGAAGAAACAAAAGAAGTAATATCTTAATGTGTTGCACACTTTTCTATATTAACTACTAATACATGTTTTTAAGGAAattacattgttgtttttttactcAGTAATTAACTTAAGAATTAAGCAAATCAATAGTTTTGGAGATTTGAGAATACAATTCTTTCAAATCGGATCCACATTCTTGATTGGGGCCTCTAGTAATCATAATATCATTGAACATTTGGTCCCATTCACCATGGTAGTGATCAGAATTTTCAGTGTTCTTCTGAAATATAGATATTTGATTAGTTTGTAGTTCCTCATAAAGATTAAACAGACATTACCTTGTGATTAAAGTAGACTATGCTGGTAAATGGGCAGTggtatcatttatttacttacttcaGCCATAGACATGGACACATCATCAATATGATCATTACTAATTGATGGCAATACACAATTCAGTGAGTTATGATCAATCTCTTTAACTTCTCCTATTTTCCTCGCAATGCCTTGGTCTGTGTCATTGTCTATATTGAATTCAGCCAACAATTCAACACCGGAGTTCTCTTCGGAAGGTTCCGGATCAAGTTCAGGCATACTGAGGAACTGTACTGGGAAGTTGTCACCACTTTGTTGACATGTTTCATCAGTGAAATTCATGAGACTATCCTGAGGTGTGTCTCTATAAAGTAAGCAAagtgttaggaatttattttctatctattgtatttatattagtgttttatttcttttacctGTATGTAGTAGTCTCTTCAGCTATGGTTGTTTCATTCTGAGGAGCTGGGACATTAGCTGTGGACAGGAAAGGATCACAAGGAGGTATGGGAaggaaataaataggtaattataaaGTAAGGATAATAAACCTGGTTCAGGAAGGGCTTTATCTGTACTCGCATCATTGGTCATTAAccaatcaaattcaatattttcttcatcTTCACAGTAATCATCTTGAGAATCTGAAATATTATGGGAATTACAAGAACTAGTTCAACAGTAGGGAAAACTCCATGGTAATAGATTTAATGTTTGGGAGCGGTGAATTTTgtgatcaataaataaatcagtagtgaaattattaaatgtcatAAACTTACCATCACATTCAAATTTAAGATTACAAAAGTGTTTAGGTGAATTCTGAACAAACAAGTCTTGAGCTGCTTTCTTTAAGGCCATTCGGAGAGCTCGTCTTGCCTTTTGCAGTGGTGTTAAGAAAAGCAATTGCTCTACATTACTGTAAagattctaaaaaaataaacaagatatataggtactatcaggataaaaatcaaataaacattgcagttttaaataaatacacttgCATACCTTAGGTTTGAAATTTCTTTTCATAGCAAGAGCTTTAcgtgttattttgtttagtaattCAGGTTTGCCATATTGAAAGTAGTCGTGAACATATTCATGCATGTATGGGTTGCTAGAGTTACACAAAGGATCTTGCAAATGAGAAGTGACCTTTCGAAACCCATACAGATTCAGCTGTCGCACAAAGCTTGAAATGTTTGTCGTTTTAAAAATAGAGTGATCACATTGCAAGTAATTATGAAGGATGCGATAATTCAACAAAATTGTTCGTCCTGTACCACCCCATAAAATGGCATCAGTGCGAAAATTTAGTAAGTACCACAGTTTTTGAGGGAAACGCATTTGGAATATAGCATTTCTGTCGTCTTGCATATTTGATAGACCTATTTTTAACATTGATATGCCTGGCGACTTTGCCTTACACttcagtatattttattatgatcgATGAAAAATTCAAacgattttaataaattgaaaagaaGCGCCAAAGCAAATGCAATGTCACGGTGTCATTTGAATACAAACAAATGTCAAAAAGAATGTGTAAACCACAGATTAAGGTAATAACGTTTAGAAATGAGTGTCTCGTTGGATTTATAGCTTATTTAAATCgggaaaaataaaacaaaaacacatttttgaGTAAAGTATGTTTGcaattatgaatttttattttatacagctTGTGGACAGGCAGAGAAtcaccatatttatttacacaattgtTGTTGGTGGATGTATACTCATCTTTGTGGATTATAGACGAAACGAACGGTGTCAATGTCAATATGACAAAGATAAAGTCAATGTCagattttatttgactttgacataattGACACTGGTTATTGGTTGGTTGACTGACTTCGTTTGGTACATTTACATTTCAACATTTGGAACCAAACACAGCGGTAAACAATAAACAAGGCGGTgaaagtttttatgtttatttatccCGCGcggatttattttatgtaaaattaagtaaattaaattgtatttgaaaACATTGGTGTAAGTGAATATTTCCAATAAGATTCGTCGAAAATATGGATAAGTCGAGGTAAGATGCACTTGTGTTAGTAAAGTAATCTTTGTTTCCATGGCTTACTGAAGTATCTCCTGAACGAAATGAGTCATTCGGTATTGTGCAACTCCGTAACGGTCACAATGCAAAGCTGCATGATTTTTTTGTAGGGCAAAGTCGTAAATTATGGCCGATGACAATGTTAACTGAATGTAAGATCTAGGTGGTTTACTCTCACCTCTCTTTGGTGTGCGTTTTGTGACTCTTCGTGTAATAATTTCTCGTTTGAAAGTCTAAATGCAGATTTGACTTGACCTTTTGCCACAGTCCATTATAatcccatttataatatattattcttgttttagATTTTCAATGTTGTTACTGGAACCAGGCGAAATTTATTTCGAGGATTATTCTTGTACACTCAGTCATAGTgagttaaaaaaagaaaatgggaAACAAGGTCGATTGAAACTGTGTTCCAAGTCTCTGGTTTTTGAGCCTAGAGAATGGGTACACCCTCTTATAAAGATGCAGTTCAAAGATTGTGCTGACATCACTGTAATTGACCAGCTAACTGAGAACAATGTTATTAGAGTGAGAATGAAGATGTATGCTGAGATGTTGGAGGAGAACATACTGGCACCttacaaatttatttatgaagataGGGACTTTTATGTGTTCTTTGATTTTGCATCAGCTGATGAATGCTTGAGCCAGATGCAGCAGCTAAAGAGGGCCTCCACTTTACATGCTCCTGAACACAACAGTATGATAGCCACAATACTTCACTCAAGGTACATGAGGATGGAGTTTGATCCTGTTATGATGGATGACTTTACTGAACAGATAGTGTGTGAACTGCAAGCTGAAAAGATATCTCCACTTGTCAGACATCAGGGCAAGCTAGCACTAACCCCAACTACCATTTATTTCCAGCCATTCAGTAATGTTGAAGGTGTAAGTTTTATAATCCAATTTCCTAATTATTGTTGTTGCTAATTATAgatattagataaaaaaatgctACTGTTAACATATCActttataaatcaaataatatagtGGTGAGTCATATAATTGgtaaattaatgatttaaacaaggaaaaacattttgtttagtatGTTTTATATGAGACTTGTGTACCTATTACCTACCAAAGATACTTTTTATAAAGTGCATAAATATCTGTTAGACTGCTAACATGTGTTTTTCACTGCTATTGACTTAGATACCACTATCAGCTATGTATATTTACTTAACAATAACTCTTGTATGTTATATAAACAAGCTGTTCAGTtcaattgttgttttaaaagtatattcATAGTACAGATTAGATTGTAGAGGTtacatgaatattattttaatttcagagCCCTATCCTCAAGTTGAAATTGAGTCATTTGAGAAGGATGTACAAAAGAAGATTTTTACTAAGGCAAGTTGTATGTATCtgttttatgtacttatttatttgcagtatttaatatgtaaattagCTTTTGTGGACATGAGTCCACAAGTGtataaactttttgtttttgttataaattaagAAGTTGCTGGCTAGTTAGAaacttcttaaaaatatttcataaaacaaatacaaattatttttaatacttgttTCAGGGGCTTGAAATATACAGTGCAGAAGAGAGCTCAGTTCCTCACATATATGTAACATTCCAgtcagaaagagatagagatagaaTATACAAGATTCTGGAAGAATCACCCCATGTGCAGCTAGAGAAAGTACACACAGAAGAAATGACACTACAGTGGCAGAATGGAATTGTTTCCAATTATGATTACCTAATGTATTTAAACTGGTAAGAACTacgtaaattattgtaatatctaaaatattatctGTTGTCAAATTCATGTGAATTATTGTGGTTAGATGAAGTGATCTTGTAGGAACTATTATAAAAGTTCAATCACAATATTTCATGTAGAATTTGACAACTGATTCACTGATTTGTATTTCAGAAGCAGTCTTTGGAG includes:
- the LOC118273101 gene encoding proteasome subunit alpha type-7-1 encodes the protein MSARYDRAITVFSPDGHLLQVEYAQEAVRKGSTAVGVRGADVVVLGVEKKSVAKLQEERTVRKICLLDDHVVMAFAGLTADARILINRAQIECQSHKLTVEDPVTLEYITRYIAGLKQKYTQSNGRRPFGISCLIGGFDYDGHPHLFQTEPSGIYYEWKANATGRSAKTVREFLEKNYTAEEVATENGAVKLAIRALLEVVQSGQKNLEIAVMRRGQPMQMLDSDTISSYVSVIEKEKEEEAEKKKQKK
- the LOC118273099 gene encoding uncharacterized protein LOC118273099, whose amino-acid sequence is MLKIGLSNMQDDRNAIFQMRFPQKLWYLLNFRTDAILWGGTGRTILLNYRILHNYLQCDHSIFKTTNISSFVRQLNLYGFRKVTSHLQDPLCNSSNPYMHEYVHDYFQYGKPELLNKITRKALAMKRNFKPKNLYSNVEQLLFLTPLQKARRALRMALKKAAQDLFVQNSPKHFCNLKFECDDSQDDYCEDEENIEFDWLMTNDASTDKALPEPANVPAPQNETTIAEETTTYRDTPQDSLMNFTDETCQQSGDNFPVQFLSMPELDPEPSEENSGVELLAEFNIDNDTDQGIARKIGEVKEIDHNSLNCVLPSISNDHIDDVSMSMAEKNTENSDHYHGEWDQMFNDIMITRGPNQECGSDLKELYSQISKTIDLLNS